The proteins below come from a single Argentina anserina chromosome 1, drPotAnse1.1, whole genome shotgun sequence genomic window:
- the LOC126793645 gene encoding aquaporin SIP1-2, translating to MMGAMKAALGDAVVTFMWVFCASTLGLMTSLIANAIGVQASHLFWASFGITTALVFLLVLIFNFIGDALGGDSFNPTGTASFYAAGVGADTLFSMALRFPAQTLGAVGGALAIKEVIPAQYKHLIGGPSLKVDLHTGAIAEGVLTFLITFIVLVIILRGPRSSLIKTLLLVVVTVVLVVAGSVYTGPSMNPANAFGWAYVDNRHNTWEQFYVYWICPFI from the exons ATGATGGGTGCGATGAAGGCCGCTCTGGGAGATGCGGTGGTGACGTTTATGTGGGTTTTCTGCGCATCGACGCTGGGACTGATGACGAGTCTGATCGCAAATGCAATCGGGGTTCAAGCCTCCCACCTCTTCTGGGCTTCTTTCGGCATCACCACTGCCCTCGTCTTCCTCCTCGTCCTCATCTTCAACTTCATCGGAGACGCCTTGGGTGGTGACAGCTTCAACCCCACCGGCACTGCCTCTTTCTACGCCGCTGGTGTTGGTGCCGACACCCTCTTCTCCATGGCCCTCCGCTTCCCTGCTCAG ACTCTGGGTGCTGTGGGTGGCGCTCTGGCCATCAAGGAAGTCATTCCCGCTCAGTACAAGCACTTGATTGGAGGCCCTTCTCTCAAAGTTGACTTACACACCGGAGCTATTGCCGAGGGGGTCTTGACTTTCCTCATCACCTTCATTGTGCTTGTCATCATCCTCAGGGGTCCTCGTAGCTCACTGATCAAGACATTGCTTCTTGTTGTGGTCACTGTCGTTTTGGTTGTTGCTGGTTCTGTCTATACTGGCCCTTCAATGAATCCTGCTAAT GCATTTGGTTGGGCATATGTAGACAATCGACACAACACATGGGAGCAGTTTTATGTTTATTGGATTTGCCCCTTCATATGA